TCTCCCTCCTGGCCCGTCTCAGGCCACGCGTTGGCCGGTGGGCTTCTTGCACACCCAGTGATAGGGGGTGTCGCAGAGCATGTCGTTCCACTTGTGCTGCATGTGGACGCAGTCCTCCGTCCGGCCGTCCTCGTGCTGCCAGTTGTCTGGCTGATGGCTGCCCCAAAACCTGGAAGTAAGAGGGCTTGGCTCGGCCAGACGAAGAAAGGGCCCCTTTCCCCGACCATAGCATAAGGAGCCGGGGTGATACGGGTCCCTCGTCTCGTGGAAGCCCTGGGTGGGGATGCAGCCGGGCCAAGGGAGCCCAAGGGTGGCCCCGCCGAGGTGGTCTGTGGTTACCGGGGGTCAAGGGATGGGAGGGTGTCTGAAGCTgagtcaccccccaccccgaggcagGGCCTTCGAAGGGCTTAGGAGGGAAAGAGCAGGGGGCCGGGGGCTCAGGGCAGCGAAGCGTccgccttcggctcgggtcatgatctcagggtcccgggatcgagtcccacatcgggctcctgctcagcggagGGTCTGCTTCGCCCTCcgcctccgccccctccccactcgtgctcactctctgtatctctctcaagtgaataaataaaatcttaaaaaaaaaaaaaaaaaggacaggcaAACAACAAAACAGCAATGAAAACACAGGAAGACCCGCTGATAGGCTGCCTGCCGGCCCCAGGCCCATCCCGCCCTGAGGCCCCTCCGTGGAGGCGTCCACGCGAGGACCACGATCACGCCGCCGCACATGCACGGCCGCCCGCACAGACCCACGGTGTGCCCCCAGCACAGCGCAGCGGCGTGTAGACGGCCGGGCCCGAGTCCTGGGTCGCTGCCAGACTCACGCCGGGCTCCGGCCAGCGCTGAACGGTGTCCCGTCTGCCCAGCGCCAGACGCCCTCGTGGCCCCCGTCCGTGAGGCCGATCCAGTGGTGGGACGTGCTCGTGAACCGCGTCAGAAAGGCCTGTGATAAAGGGCGAGGCCGTGAGACGCGGGCCAGGAGCCGATCCCCAGCCCCGTGGAGGGGAGCTCGCTGTCCCCTCCCTGGCGCGGCGTGAGGCCCGCCACCCTGCAGGCCCTGGGGTCCGTCCCCTCAGCCAGGCCCAGCCTCCCCATGGGGCCCTGAGGACGGCTTCACTGGACAGCACTGACCCGGCCGTGGCCCAGaagcattttatttgaaaaaacatCGCATGTCCTTTGACAGACGTACGAGGAGGGTCTCCGGAGAACCACAGCGGGGGCAGCTCCAGAGATGGACCAAACAGCTTAGGGCCTAGAGAACTCTGGCAGGGCCGTCGGCAGAGGGCCCCGGGGCCCACAGCTACGCTGCCTTTGCTGGTCCTCAAACTCTGTGTCCGGCTGTCCCAAGGGGCTGGGTCCCCTGCTCCTGAGCCTTCCACAGCCACTGCCTTAGCGGATGTCACATCAGGACTGACACCCGAGCAGAAGCTAAagggagaggggggaagggagggaaggatgctCCCAACACACCAAGGACAGTCCCCagtgccctccctccctgtgggCACCTGCGGGCCTCTGGGTGCCTCCCTCATTCTCGAGGACAGCAAGGTCGGCTGTCAGTCCTTGTACCTCCAGAGCAAGATGCCCCTGGGACCTGAGTCACCGGGAGTCCCCTGAGTGAAGTGAGGAACGCAGGCCTTGCCCCACCCACCAGGAGGGGAGGAAAGCCAAGCcccaaagcccccccccccccgcctgccgCACCCCGAAGCTGCATGCTGACCTGCTCCTCCTCTGACGTCACTGAGGCCAGGTGGGCTCCCTGCGACACACAGAAGCGCTCTGCCTCGTGCCAGGACTTCTTGACGTGAGAGAAGTAGTACAAGCTGGCGCCATGGGCCTCCCAGCCTTGCAGGATCAGGTGAAGAAGCTGATCTGGAGCGGACGTGACGCCAGTCGGTCGGTCGGTCGGGGAAGCCAGGAGCTCCGCCACCTCTCCCCGGACAGGTGCCGGCACAGTGCTTAGGCCCAGGGCCCCAGAGGTGCCGCGGGGAGGCTgcacctccagccccagcccagtACCTCCGTCCCCAGCCAGACACTGGGCTGCACCCCGGGGTGCCCCGATGGCCTCGCTGCCATCACTGCGCAGCCCCCTGCACCTCACACCCCCTCCTTGCCCCTCCCTAAGAGGCAGTACCCCCCCCTGCTGCACCCTCACCCCTgcacctcccctcctctcccttatcTAAGAGGCGGCACCGCCCTCCCGCTGCACCCCCACTCCCTTCACTCACCTCCATCCCCCGCAGCTGCCCACACCAGCACCGACTCCGGCCTGCTCTATCTGACCCCCCAATTTCAAGCTCTGAAAGCTCATCCCGTGAGCACAAGCCTCTATCACTCTCAGCTCGTCCATCCCTCCCCACTACAATACcctgtttaaaacattttttatttaaactcacttaattgacatataatgtattactcaTTTCAGAGGTGGACTCATGCAGGAAGTGTAGacgggcacctggtggctcagttggttgagcctccaactcctggtttcagctctgaTCTCAGGagcatgagatcgagccccacctcaggccctgtgctcagtctctccctgtccctctgccccacccctgctccctctctctctctcaaataaagaagtcttcttaaaaatgtagaaatgttCATGGATATACAAGTGgttattttctcatcattttctttttcaatctctGCACATTGTCTATTGTTAATATGGAGTTTTTACGATGTAAATAACAATGATATGTGTATTTTAATCCCTCCCTCTGCCATGCCATGCCCCACCTCAGCCTCATCACGCTCCTCTCATTCACACCCTGCTGAGGGTGCTCTGCCCCCAGGGCCCACCCTACTCCCCACAGGAACTTCATTCCCAATGACTTATTAATTGCCCAGAGTTAGTGGGCGCATATGGGTTATTTTACGTGAGCTCATTCACCAGCACTAGCCACCTCCTTCTCAAAATTCTCTCCTTCCGTAGCCTCCCCAACTGCACACcccctggttctccttctgcctctaagACTGCCTACCTGGATAGTGTCCTCAAAAAACACCGCTTTCCCTTCTTGCCACCTGAAGGTTGACTTCCTGTTTCTGCCCTCAGCTTTCTTCCCATAAAGCAATATGTCTCCTGCACaaccccccactcccactgccaCAACCAGAACCAACGAACCCAGGGCTCCCCCAGCTGTGTCTGTAGCCAGCGCCCATCCCCTTCACCCCAAACAGCCTCCAGATGATGGCCACTTGAATATCCCCAAAGCACCTCAGGCTCCGCATGTCCAAATCTCActgttctcccttcttttctcccctctcagTATGGAGACCCATCTGGTCAGCCTTCTTGAAGCCCTCCAATAGACCCTCATCTCCTAAAGGATAAAACCCAAACTCAGAGGCCTTCCACATCCATCTGGTGTCTCTCCAAGTCTACCTAGCTTTCTAGCATAGTGATTTTCAAAATACAATCATGAACCCATTCATGGGAAGTATCAAGGTGTGgtgttttttattaaagaatagaTTATAAAATATCAGAGTGGTAAAAACTTTGGCTtttgaaatgtgtgtgtgcgtgtgtgtgagacACGTAATCATATCGGGTCACAATATAAATGAGTTGTGGGTTTCTATTCAAAACAGTTTGAAAGCCACCATTCTGGCCCCTGCCTGCTATCCTCTCAGCCTGCACCTCATCATCACCTGCCCTCTTGGCCACAGTCCAGTCACACTGAACAGCTGGAAGTTTCCTGAACCTCATGGTTTCATATTTCATGCCTGTGTACCTGCCACCCTCTTACCCTACTTGTTTGGCAAACACCTACTAGTCCTTCAGGACTCAGTTCTTCTCCACAAAGCATCTTTTGATCCTGCCTCCCCCAAAACCTTTCTCCCCCACTCCAAAGATCCCTTTTCTCTATCAGAGGACGTCAACCTCGGAAggtcctttctctcccttctttttgcTTCCCgaacccccgccccgccccgagtTCTTAGACCTGCCCCTTATAGAACATGTCTTACGCCTCCCTGCATGCCTCCCACACATCATTTGTTTCTCGAGTGCTGTTTTGTCACTCTGGCCAAATGACAAGCCATTTGAGAGCAGGGATGACTGCCTTATGCCACTTCCACCACTGCCTAGGCACGCTGAGCCTATTCGGGCGACTTCAGCCCTTCTCCAGAACCCACCCTCCTTCCCGGGGGGGATGCATGAAGTAAGTGAAAGGCTGAAGGGACAGAAGACTGTGCCCACCCAGAGGCCACCTCCCTGGCCATGCTCTCCCATCCCACTTACTTTGGGTCCTCTGTAGCTGCTCCTGGGAACCAAAGGCCTCACGGATTGTCTCCAGGCCATTCTGCTTCTCCTGGATTTTCTTAATTAGCGTTTTGGTGTTCTCTAAATCCCACTTTAACTGCTGGTTCTCGGCATTGGCCTTCTGCAGATTGCTCTCTAACATCTGGGTCTTGGAAACTAACGATGCAGCAGCTTCCACTCTTTGTTTTAGGGTCTGTATCTCACTGCTGGCATTTTTCAGATAACTGCTTAACACCTGAATCTTGGGATCTAAGGCATTGGCATTTTCAAGCTCTGTTTTTAATAATTGGATCTGAGCATCTGTCCGCTCCAGATGGTTGCTTGTTACCTGGGTCTGGGCAGTGACTGTTTCCAAATCTCTTTTTAACAAGAGAATCTCATCCCCAGTCCTTTTGAAATGACCTCTTAATAACTGAATCTCCGAGCTGGTGTTGTCTAAACTGCCTCTTAGAAAAGTCTGGGTCTGGGAGTTTAAAGCATTGGCATTTTGCACGCTTCCCTTGACCCTCTGGATCTCAGCATTGGCTCCTTCCAAACTGCTTCTTAAAACCCGGTTTTCAGCCCTTAAATCATCAACACTAGCCAGTTGGCCTCTCAAAACATGAATCTGAGCATTAGCATCCTTTAAACTACTGTTTGCCCACTGGGCCTGGGCATTTGCCATTTTCAGCCCTGCCTTCAATATTGCAATTTCAGTGTTGGCATTTCCTAAGCCTCCACTCAGCATGTGGAGACCAATGCTGGCATTTTCTAAactgttttttaagaaactatggGTCTGGGAATTTAAAgcatttgcattttccagatCTCCTTTTAGCTTCTGGATCTCCGCACTGGCCCCCTCCATTGAACTCCTCAACATCTGGGTCTGGAAACTCAAGGTATTGGCATCCTGTAGAATGCCTTTTACCATCTGGATGTCAGCGCTGGCATCTTCCAGATGCCCACTGAGCACCTGGATCTGAGAACTGACATTGTCCACTCTGCAAGTCAACATCCAGATCTCCGTGCTCCAGGTGTTGGAATTCTCCACATGGCTTTTAAACATCTGGATAGTCTCTTGCAACTCTGCCAGCCCGTCAGAGCGGTGGGGATCTGGAGGGAGGAAACGGAGAAGGCAGCCACAGAGGCCTATTACACAGGTAAGCATTCGTTATATGGGCCAACTAAAGTGTTGTTACATTTTCTAAGGGAAACGTCTAAGGCACAGCCCCAAGTGCTCAAGCAGCCTCCTGCTCACTGCGGCCACCCAGACCCTGGAAATGGCCACCGGAGATTTtgagccaaaaaataaaataaataaaggtttactTAACTGTCATGAACTGAGGGATGGAAGGATTGAAATACCTGCCTCCTGTAAACTAGCTCCCACTAGAGTCATGCTGGTCAGGCTTGTTATTTTGCCATAGTAATTGAACTTGAAGGTAATTTATTACATCATTGAAAGCGACTGGAGTAGAACTCCACTGACATTTCACCATTAAATAGgccattgtgaaaaaaaaatcaggtgtgAATAAAGCCCACGTTTAGTGCTCCCCTATAGTCGTACACCAAGCACGAGGCCTCTTGATTCACCACCGTCACTTCCTGAGGACCGTGTAGACCACAAACGGAGTTTTCTGATCACAAAGTCCAGAAAGTAAACCAAATAGGTCCCTACAGAGGAAGCACTGAGCTCAGTCCGCACCTGGGGCTGTGGTGGAGGCCCTCCAGGTGACCCCAGACCCTGGAGCGAAAGGGCCTTCTAAAGGGCTGGCACATCCCGTGTCACATAGAGCAAGGGGCCTGACACAGTCGCTTGAGGATGGAGACCTGAGTGAAAGCCCTGGTCACTAGGGTCATTCAGGGAACTGGTAGCTCCTTTCACCTGCCTGACTGTCCCCCTGAGACCCACCGCAGCTGCCGTGGGTCCGCCTAGCACCCTTTGCTCACCTCACAAGCTGAGACCTTAACATGGACATTTATGGTCTAAGGGTCTTGATTCCAGCCTTCCCTCAGGGATGGGGAGAAGAACCTAAGTAGGCAGGGACCCTTTCTGGAAGATTCCTGCCCCATTCCTCATGCCCTACCTAAGTAAATGTATGAGGTCTCAGCCCCTATGCTGAGGTAaggccaggtggggccaggtggCCCTTGAAGATAAATCCAAATACTCTGTCTTGTAGAGATTGACAAAtacatcagtggaacagaataaagaatccagaaatagactcacagaTAAATGgacaactgattttcaacaaagacaCAAAAGTAATTCatgataatcttttcaacaaatggcgcTGCAACAACTGTTATATCCacaggtaaaataaaaattaactttaggCTTCACACCATCATATAAAGCTTAACTCAAAATTTAATTATAGACCGAAATGTAAAAACCAAGAAGTGTAAAACTTCCCGGAGGAAACGTAGGTAaagtctttgtgaccttgggataGGTTTCCAGTGTGGAACTAATAgtacaatccataaaagaaaaaaaaaaagataaattagactttatttagatttaaatcttgttcagagaaggaaaagacaaaccattaactgagagaaaatatttgcagattacatGCTGATAAAGGGCCAAAAAGTGTACATAGCACGGGATCCCTTTTATATAAAACTCCAGAAAAAGCCTACTAATCTCTGTTACTGCAGGTAGATAGGTGGTGGGCTGGGGatgaagagaggaggggagagggaaggaggacaaAGGGCACGAGTAAAATTTACAGGGCGGGTGACGAATATGCTCCTATTTACCTTGACTGCGTGAGGCTTTCACGTATACGCAGGAGTCAAAGCTCATCAGAGTGTATTAAATACTGTACTTTATTAGGTACCGGGGACACCTCAATAaggctgttttttattttttatttatttatttttttaataaggctgttttttaaaaaaaggttgtaTCTTCTTGTGAGAAAACTGGAACCCGTGCAGGGGCAAAGGAGGCGCCAGGGAGAggctcccgccgcccgcccggccctaCCGCCCTTGCACTCACCGTGCGGCTCCGCGGGTAGCTGCTCGGCCGCGGCCTTGTCTCCCGGAGTCGGAGTCGAGGCTTGAAACTGCTGAAAGGGCACGGGCGGGGATCCTGGCTTCTGCAGGACTGAGACACCCATCGCTGGGTCAGCATCCCCGCACGAGGGCTGCGGAAGAGGCCGCCCCAGCCCGGGTCAGGGCTGCAGACGGGGCGATGGCCCCTTCAGACTTCACTCCCGGCTCTCTGCTCTTGGGAGACTCCCCTTGGACGGGGCCTTGGCGGAATCCCAGGTAAGATCTGGGTcaggcctggggccccagggagccTGTATGCAGAGGGTATGCGACTAGCGCGCGGGGGGGCCCTTtgcaggaagacagagagagtcagTGGGGTTCAGGTCACCTAGGAGCTTACCCACAACAACGAGAGCCACCAGCGAGGAGACAAGAGTCACAGCCATAACTGCCACGGTGGTCTGAGCGAGCCTTAGCTTCCTGGGGGCCACGGGAGCCCCCGCCGCCGAGTCCAGCCCTGCGAGAGAAGCCAGCGTCCGCCCCAGAGCGGGTGCACGGGGCCAGCCCTCGGGCTCAGTGCCCTGGCCTGTCTGGTGCGGATGAGAACTCCGGCCACGCTTACCGCGGAGATGGGGAGTAAAGCACGTGGCGTGGTGGCAGCACAAGGGCAGTGGAGGTCACAGAACCCAGAGGAGGGTGCGGAGGGTGAAGAGGGTGCGGGGACAGGGTGGCAAGGAGGGCAAGGGCAGGGAGTTTGCAATGAAGACGGAAGGGGGGACGCgggagggacagagcaggggcCTGACCTCTGAGCCCCGGGCCTGGGCTTGCCCACGAACCGTGACCAGAGCAGGACTCCCGGCCCTTTGGCTGAGGGGGGTCCCAGGAGCCCCCAGGTTTGCAGTCGTCTGTGCAGAAGTGG
The Canis lupus dingo isolate Sandy chromosome 10, ASM325472v2, whole genome shotgun sequence genome window above contains:
- the CLEC4F gene encoding C-type lectin domain family 4 member F, translating into MGGAWWGAAPEAKGEMGGDRVHFCTGSQRVSLRPPGLDSAAGAPVAPRKLRLAQTTVAVMAVTLVSSLVALVVVVLQKPGSPPVPFQQFQASTPTPGDKAAAEQLPAEPHDPHRSDGLAELQETIQMFKSHVENSNTWSTEIWMLTCRVDNVSSQIQVLSGHLEDASADIQMVKGILQDANTLSFQTQMLRSSMEGASAEIQKLKGDLENANALNSQTHSFLKNSLENASIGLHMLSGGLGNANTEIAILKAGLKMANAQAQWANSSLKDANAQIHVLRGQLASVDDLRAENRVLRSSLEGANAEIQRVKGSVQNANALNSQTQTFLRGSLDNTSSEIQLLRGHFKRTGDEILLLKRDLETVTAQTQVTSNHLERTDAQIQLLKTELENANALDPKIQVLSSYLKNASSEIQTLKQRVEAAASLVSKTQMLESNLQKANAENQQLKWDLENTKTLIKKIQEKQNGLETIREAFGSQEQLQRTQNQLLHLILQGWEAHGASLYYFSHVKKSWHEAERFCVSQGAHLASVTSEEEQAFLTRFTSTSHHWIGLTDGGHEGVWRWADGTPFSAGRSPAFWGSHQPDNWQHEDGRTEDCVHMQHKWNDMLCDTPYHWVCKKPTGQRVA